From Etheostoma spectabile isolate EspeVRDwgs_2016 chromosome 8, UIUC_Espe_1.0, whole genome shotgun sequence, a single genomic window includes:
- the has3 gene encoding hyaluronan synthase 3, protein MPSRCRNALNIVVTTLFAAVVLFTILLAYVTGYQFIHTEQHHLSFGLYGAFLSLHLFLQSLFAFLEHRRMRSPARPQHLRRSVALCIAAYQEDPDYLRKCLRSVRRISFPGLKVVLVVDGNRPEDRYMIDIFQEVMGGADQAGSMVWKGNYHSDGSGGGGVRGGGRSTVHMEEAARVARLVRGCRYSCIMQEWGGKREVMYTAFKALGDSVDYVQVCDSDTVLDPACTIEMLKILEEDPMVGGVGGDVQILNKYDSWISFLSSVRYWMAFNIERACQSYFGCVQCISGPLGMYKNSLLQRFLEPWYHQTFLGSKCSFGDDRHLTNRVLSYGYKTKFTARSQCQTETPTEYLRWLNQQTRWSKSYFREWLYNALWFHKHSLWMTYESVVTGFFPFFLVATVIHLFYRGRLWNILLFLLTVQLVGMVKATYACFLRGSLVMIFMSLYSLLYMTSLLPAKIFALLTINKAGWGTSGRRKIVVNLIGAVPVTVWALVLLGGVVYTIYCETQEPFSETEKALLIAGMILYACYWVILLVLYLAIVAKRCNKREEQYHLPYAEA, encoded by the exons aTGCCCTCTCGCTGCAGGAATGCGCTGAACATCGTGGTCACCACCCTTTTTGCTGCGGTGGTCCTCTTCACAATCCTGCTGGCCTACGTCACAG GCTACCAGTTCATCCACACTGAGCAGCACCACCTCTCCTTTGGCCTCTATGGTGCcttcctctccctccatctcttcctccaGAGCCTTTTCGCCTTCCTGGAGCATCGGCGAATGAGGAGCCCCGCCCGGCCACAGCACCTCCGTCGCTCCGTGGCTCTCTGCATCGCCGCCTACCAGGAGGACCCGGACTACCTGAGGAAGTGTCTGCGCAGTGTCCGCCGAATCTCCTTCCCTGGCCTGAAGGTGGTGCTAGTAGTGGACGGGAACCGGCCCGAGGACCGCTACATGATTGACATTTTCCAGGAGGTGATGGGCGGGGCTGACCAGGCTGGCAGCATGGTGTGGAAGGGTAACTACCACAGTGATgggagtggaggaggaggagtcagAGGCGGAGGGAGGAGCACAGTGCACATGGAGGAGGCAGCACGAGTGGCTCGGCTGGTCAGAGGCTGCCGCTACTCCTGTATCATGCAGGAGTGGGGAGGGAAAAGAGAGGTGATGTACACTGCCTTTAAAGCACTGGGGGACAGTGTGGATTATGTGCAG GTGTGTGACTCAGATACAGTTCTAGACCCAGCGTGTACCATTGAAATGCTGAAGATCCTTGAGGAAGATCCGATGGTGGGAGGGGTCGGTGGAGACGTGCAG ATCCTTAACAAGTACGACTCGTGGATCTCCTTCCTCAGTAGTGTTCGCTACTGGATGGCCTTCAACATTGAGCGGGCCTGTCAGTCCTACTTCGGATGTGTCCAGTGTATCAGCGGCCCTCTGGGGATGTATAAGAACTCTTTGCTCCAGCGCTTCCTGGAGCCCTGGTACCACCAGACCTTCCTAGGCTCCAAGTGCAGCTTCGGTGATGACCGCCACCTCACCAATCGGGTGCTCAGCTATGGCTACAAGACAAAATTCACGGCGCGATCGCAGTGCCAGACTGAGACACCAACCGAGTATTTGCGTTGGCTCAACCAGCAGACTCGATGGAGCAAGTCTTACTTCCGTGAGTGGCTCTACAATGCACTGTGGTTCCACAAGCACAGCCTTTGGATGACCTATGAGTCCGTGGTCACTGGCTTCTTTCCGTTCTTCTTGGTTGCCACAGTCATCCATCTCTTCTACCGTGGAAGGCTGTGGAACATCCTGCTCTTCTTATTGACAGTCCAACTGGTTGGGATGGTGAAGGCCACCTACGCCTGTTTTCTGCGTGGCAGCCTGGTCATGATCTTCATGTCCCTCTACTCTCTGCTCTATATGACCAGCTTGCTACCTGCCAAAATATTTGCCCTACTCACCATCAACAAGGCTGGATGGGGCACCTCAGGCCGCAGGAAAATTGTGGTCAACTTAATTGGTGCTGTGCCTGTCACAGTGTGGGCTTTGGTGCTGCTGGGAGGTGTGGTGTATACAATCTACTGTGAAACACAGGAGCCATTTAGTGAGACAGAGAAAGCATTGTTGATAGCAGGGATGATACTCTACGCCTGCTACTGGGTCATTCTGCTGGTGCTCTACCTGGCAATCGTAGCCAAACGGTGTAACAAGAGGGAAGAGCAGTATCACCTGCCATATGCGGAGGCATAG